The following DNA comes from Acidobacteriota bacterium.
TAATATATTGCCCGTCCATGTCAACCCAACAAAAAACGAGCGAAGCATCGGGTTTGACAAGAAGAAACCTGTCGGGATGCGTCGATGCCACTGAAGCCACATCGTGTTGACGAGATAACGGCCGGCATTGGCCGCTCCAGGGTGCTTATTCTCGGCGATGTGATGCTGGACGAGTACCTTTACGGGAAAGTGGGCCGCATCTCGCCGGAAGCTCCGGTGCCGGTGGTGGAGGTAGACTCAACCCGTCTTCTGCTGGGTGGAGCGGCCAACGTGGCGGCCAATATCCGCGCCCTGGGCGACCGGCCGGCCCTGATCGGCGTCGTCGGGGACGACGACGCCAGCGGAAAGCTCACCGCGCTCTTTCGGGAAAAGGGCATTGACGACAGCCTTTTGGTTACGGATCCCTCCAGGCCGACCACTATCAAGACCCGCATCATTGCGCACAGCCAGCAGGTGGTGCGCGCCGACCGTGAAAAACGCCACGGCCTCGGGCCGACCGTCGAGCAGCAGGTCATGCAGGCGTTCCTTTCCGCCGTCGATGAGTGCTCGGCCGTTATCGTGTCCGACTACGGCAAAGGTGTGATCACCCTGCCCCTGCTCGAGAAGGTGATTGACGTCTGCCTGACTAGGGACGTTTTCCTCGCCGTTGATCCCAAGGAGACGCGCTTCCACGACTACCGGAAGGTGTCGCTTATCACGCCGAACCACCATGAAGCCGGTTTTGCCTACGGG
Coding sequences within:
- the rfaE1 gene encoding D-glycero-beta-D-manno-heptose-7-phosphate kinase — encoded protein: MPLKPHRVDEITAGIGRSRVLILGDVMLDEYLYGKVGRISPEAPVPVVEVDSTRLLLGGAANVAANIRALGDRPALIGVVGDDDASGKLTALFREKGIDDSLLVTDPSRPTTIKTRIIAHSQQVVRADREKRHGLGPTVEQQVMQAFLSAVDECSAVIVSDYGKGVITLPLLEKVIDVCLTRDVFLAVDPKETRFHDYRKVSLITPNHHEAGFAYGRRINSMEDLIAVGQGLLEKLEAKAILITRGREGMSLFRVGHEATHIRTFARHVYDVTGAGDTVIATFVSAVCAGADLVEAAIVANAGAGCTVAEVGTATVTADQLMKELNRNIRNGNVASAGSDSGHVL